The sequence below is a genomic window from Pagrus major chromosome 20, Pma_NU_1.0.
TCCATCCAGGGTCTCAGCAGAGAAATCATAGATTGATTTACACGCCATGCTTGTACTTTAGCTTGTATATGGGATTGTAGTCAGTCAGGAGTGAGTGTTCGCCCCGGCTATCCTGTTGGCTCATCTCATTCACTGAAACATAACTCATGGGTCAGCAATTGTTCAGCATGACTGACTTCATTGTTCTCCTGGGCAGAGGTGAGCTGGCAGGTTGGTCATTTGTTCGACACATGTATATCAGGAAAAGAGGCTGCTAATATGgtgacagccaatcagcatTAGGAAatcaaattatcaaaattaaGATATATGGATCTGCAGAATCCATAGAGTGAAATTCAGGAATTTTTACgctgactttcttttttttgtttgtgacaaCAGTTGTAAGGCTATGGTTATGAGGTAATTATATAGAGTTTGGCTGCACAGTGCTTTGTTTACCAACACAACACTTCTGACCTGTTTTTTATCTGCACAGGTTAATTATTAGCCagttattttggtgaatattctgctaaaattgttttaaataaaggaaattATAAATATGAACGTTAAAACAACCAATGCTCACAAATACACGAATAAAATAGTGTAGGAGGtctctataaaacatttataatattaatttttaaaaaaacaaattgcttGTACGTGATCTTTGACGGAAACCCGGAAAATTACAACTGATGCGTTCAGTTGTCCCTCGTAAACGCCCCAATAGGTGACAATATCAGATATAGGTCATCTAAATGCGACACAACGACGTCTCTGACATTTGAGTAACACACTCTTGGCTGCAAACGACAGCAAATTCGCTTCCTAAACGGatgttggttgttgttttagTAAACAAGACCATTATCGCAGAGTTGAGCTACTCTCTACTttacaaacagaataaaatggaTGAAATTGACTCAAAGGCAGCGATAATggtttatatatgtgtgtctATCACATTTATCATTAATTCTCGGCCCTCCTTTTCCCTTATAGTCATATTTGTGAAATGCACAACGTTGCTGAACAGCCCGTGCTCCATTTCGATTTGAATTGAGCTTCTTCCGACAGCACCTGAAGGCACCATTAGGTTTGGGTTACACCTCAAACGCCTGCAAGATGCTACAGAAAAATACGTTATTTTGGCTTCTTTGTGACCAACAACGCGTCCTTAAAAACCCTGTATAACATACCCGACTCATTATGGATGAAGAGGATAAGACACGAACGTAAGTGCCTCTGAAAAAACGAGTTTTGTTGTTAAAAAGCAGCTGGATCGCTACCCCCCGGCTGGCTAGCTTGTCGGCTAACAGCGATAGCTTCCTAGTACCAAGTCCCTGATGAGATGATCAGATGGTTGTTGCTGCTCTCATTTATTTATGGCAGCTGACTCGGGTTTAATTATATATCACAGCGATGAGCCTAGTGTAACATTATCCACCATCAATGTAATATGTCTGTCATGATTGTATTTCATATATGGTTGTTTCCGTGAACGCTGCGTGCAGTATCAAAGTTCAGCTGTGAAACAAGGTTTGCTTTCCTCAGCAGATGTCAGCTCTTGGACCTGCCCTGGGAGGATGTGCTTGTTCCACATATTTTGTGCCATTTGCCGCTGCAACACCTCGTCAGCCTGCAGAGGGTGAGCAAGCAGTTTCACGGCCTCATCCAGGTGTATCTGGCCAACTGCAGGACGTTTGACCTGTCCTCGGTAAGTCCTGATGAGTCCAACCTTTAAAGGACAAGCACACCCAAAAGTGAGAATCCAGTCTTTGTACGCTCGTCCCCATGTCGATGGAGAGTCGGGTAAAGTTTTgttcgtccacaaaacatttgtgggcGTTTTCCTGACAGTTGAAGTAGATGGGCCAAAGCCAACGCCCAACCGTGcccttttaattcaatcaagcctaatccaatatcaaatgaaacacatttaaatctacTAGATTGaattgcactcactcatagataacagccacgcctgatttttttcatcaacatccacgtactattccctgagaaatttacAAGATGTCTAAATGTCTCACAGTGGATTGATCCCTTTTCCGTACCAAAAGTAACAGGGTCTTTTatgggccgagacccatcctccatccaagtttcatggataTCGGTTCAGTGGTTTTTGCGTTACCCCGCTCACAAATCAACCATACAAATGGACAAaggcgaaaacataacctccttgatGCCAGAAACaactaaaaaacacatcaaatgtctcgtccagcgtaatccaagtccctgGAAGCCCCAGGATcccaaattgaattgaaaagacgttatttacgcCCTtcttaaagctgaaatcttcactgtagcagctaagctaaaagtgttagcatgcacacCCTGTCAGAAGTGGGTGTCAAGGGTCTGTATGGAgacgttttgtgttttttttcggttgttttttttttacgttttaaaataagtcctcatttacttcagttttttaggagaatgctgcaacagttttgctttgaagctccaaaaacgttttgtggacttctggattttcattttgggcgaactgttcctttattcGCCTTTACTTGAATACTGAAAGTTATTGTCTAAAGGTATGGTCCGCTAACTGCTCTGTTGTGATATTCACAGATTGGACCATCCATTCCCAAGGAGGCATTTTGCTCCATGTTAAAGGACAACAAAGTTCTCCACAGCCTCTCACTTCAGAACTGTTCCGACTGGGTGACAGACAAGGAGCTGCTGCCAGTGATCGGCCAGAACCAGCATCTGCAGAGAGTGGACATGAGCGGCTGTGCTTGTCTCACCCGCCACTCCCTGGTGGCCGTGTCCTTGAGCTGCACGCACCTCCACCACCTCGGCCTGGCGCACTGTGAGTGGGTGGACAGCCTGTCCCTGCGCAGCCTGGCTGACCACTGCGGGGGGCTGCAGTCGATCGACCTCACTGCCTGCCGCCAACTCAAGGACGACGCCATCTGCTACCTGGCCAAGAAGTGCTTGAAGTTGAGGTCTCTATCGTTGGCAGTCAACGCCAACGTCACCGATGAGTCGGTGGAGGAGGTGGCCAAGAACTGCAGGGGTCTGGAGCAGCTGGACCTGACAGGTTGCCTGCGGGTCAGGAACCAGTCTATCAGGTATATCATGTCTTATTGTCAAGCATAATCCAGCTAACTTTGTGCCATCCCCACTGCCTCGCTTCTTGTGCACCCATCCATAAGATCCTCTCCATGCTGTGCTCACAGGACTCTCGCAGAGTACTGCCCGAAGCTGCAGTCCCTGAAGGTGAATCATTGTCACAATGTGACAGAGTCAAGCCTGGATCCTCTACGGAAGCGCAATGTAGTGATAGATGTTGAGCCGCCTTTGCAGAGGGCTCTGGTGCTTCTTCAGGATGTGCTGGGGTTTGCTCCCTTTATCAATCTGCAGATATAGCCAAAGGGCCATCTATCTGTCCAACAAGAGCTCACAGGTATGTAATATGAGCAGTATATCTACTTTATGAGCTTCTGACACTTTTATATCCAGCAATGTCTGTCAAATATCCAAACAGGCCTAGAACTCAGCCTTAATAGTCTATTTGGAGCAGATAATGGTGATGACAGTCAATCAATTGTAATCAACATTTGTTACAGGTGTCTTCATCAAGGCGGTCACTCTCAAGGACACGTGTGTCGGGACAATCCAAGAAGACCGGGATGTGCTGCACGACGTGGAGGAGTAAACTCACTGGAATGTGAACGACGCACATTTGTGTTGGAACTGAAAATGATGCCACATTTAAGCGACCGAAGAAAGCCATGAACTTTTTGAGAATTGTTGCCTCATGTCCAAAAGATGTCACTGCACCAGGGTTACAAtggtatgagattttcacagtaTGAGAACTGTTTCAGAAGATTTCTCGCCAAACTGTATTATACAATTATTATAATAACTATTATCCGTTACAGTGACCCTGAATGTATCAAAACAGAAGGGTTTCTGGGTCGAACAAACACTTTCTTAGAATTTCATAAACTATTCTGTCccgacagacatgaaacttgatataaacttggAATATTGTTCTTTTAATTAACGATAATACGGTAGAACTAAATATcatagataagcaaatgtacacagtATGATAATCGTCAACTTTCATATCACGGTTTACCATACACAGTATATCGCTGTAACTCTACACTGCACTACCTGGTAATCATTCAGTGTCGTAATAATGTGGCtttgtaaaaaggaaaaaaaaagcaattctTACCAAAGTACGGTCTATCgttttgttggtttttaaacaaaaatacacaatttacTTTGTGTGTATTATGATATTTTAAGAAACATTTATCTTATGTTTCATTtggaaacattacaaaaaaatgtttgagtttaattaaacatttcattttgcatgtactgtttatgtgtgtgtgcaagcgtAAAGGATCAACTCAATtgcacagaaacattttcttacttgttttttattttctccactaCTGAGACTTCCGCTGCCACCACAAGACAATGAAGGTGAATGCAGTTTTGTTCGCGTGTCTTCCAGAAACAAAGTCCTGTCTCCTCAGGACAAtccacagacctcactgtcGACACTTCTTCAAACTGCTGACCGGCTTTGTTGCTCACAGTAGTTGTTACACGGAAAGATCTGCATGGCCAGCAGCAGATTAGTGGGAGAatgtttatatataatatttgtgACGTGGGTGAAGCAACCCTTTAATTCATATTGTTAATAAATCCACTCTTGTATAGCCGAGTTTTTGTCTGAATTAAGTTTAGGAACGTATTATGACCGTTTCCCATCAAAACCCTTGAAATGAGTTTTGTAAAACGCACCTGTGTTGAACTGCTGTTGCTCATTAATACAGTATATGAACTGTTCAAGAAATATTAAATTGTAAAATACAACACCATCAGAAATGACTATTGTCACTTTTTAACTACATGAAAAGGCACAAATCTGCTGTGATATAATTTAGTGCTACATATAtaaattagagctgcaacgatttaTTGATTAGTGGTCAAATATTGAATCAATTGCCAAATGTTTTGATAATCGAGTGATTTCtacagaaaaaaagtcaaaattctcaaCCCAGCAtaccagcttctcaaatgtgattatTGCTGGTTTCTTGACTCCTCTATgatggtaaactgaatatctttgggttgcagacaaaacaagacatttttcacaatttttttgacattttatagaccaaacagtCAAAAGTTGAAAGTACTGATCCGAAACAACGGTGCTGTAAAAACTACCccaaagtcatatttgagtaaaagtaaagataatgtgccaaaatgttactttggtaaaagtgaaagtcatccattCAAACAGCACTTAGGTTAAAGTCTTAAACTATCTGATATAAATTTACTTAAGTctcaaaagtacaaaaaaaagtacactttacatttatttacatgtatgagGTCACGATACCAAACTTTCACTACATGAAAAAATTCACTGTCTTGAATTTGTTATCTTTGCCAAACAAATCGACGATAAAGATATTATCGCAACAACATCTatataaaatctgaataaaaaatggTATTCCTCAAATTCATACACTCAAAGTAcaagtgtagggaggtggagagagtctgtagCCATAACTgttcaaaacattattttaaaaagcatacaaaaaacaaatgacctGATAAACAAGAGATCCACAAAGATTATTAACACAATTtctatatttccttttttaatatcacaattcttATCAATATCTATATATTGCTACACCTTTACATGCATAGATGCAGCAACCAatctaaaaagtaactaaagttatcaaataaatgtagtagagttaaaagtacaatatttgcctccgaAATGTAGGAGTGGAAGTATTAAgctgcagaaaatggaaacactcaaagAAAGTACAAGTAGCTcaaatttataaataaataaaccttttaaccttttttaaaaaaaaattgttcttGAACATAGTAGTCGAGTAAATGTAGGCTGCTTAGTTACATTCTGCAAATTCTAATCTGTGTACATTGTTAGAAGTTATTGAAATAGTATTTACTTGATGACTATAACCAAGGACACTAAGTACAGTATGAGTATTGAGTATGTCCATTTCCGGCTACATTATTCTTCCATTCCACTATattctggaggcaaatattgtacttttgactccactacatgtatttgatagcTATGGTTACAAGTCACATTACAGATtgaatgctgcatcagagccaaagcagcgtAGTCGTAGGCAAACGGATTAAAACAAGAACAATatttccaataatcagaaaaacgctgaatatcagatccaataattacatttagtacatttataaatacttaagtacatttaatatcagacacttttAGACTTTTACTCGCATACTATTTGTATGGATGAcattcacttttaccaaagtaatattttagcgcaatatttgtacttttactcaagtcaagactgtaaaaaaatacagtaagtaCAGAGGTTTTAGGCAAATTAAGGGGCAGTGTTGGTCTTTTCCAACTACTCTTGACAGATTTAATTTATagtaaaaatgttcaaaataatgACCCAGGTCTACTTTTTCTTCGAGTTtctttaataatgaaaatgagcataatgtgaGTCCTAACCTTCAGTGAATAGCAGAATTCCTCTAATTCCTCTAATTCCCCGGATTGTCAAGCATAAGAGGGTATTGTCAAAGCTTAAAAGATGAGGTTCAGATGAGGTTTTCGTGACTCAAAGTTACACAAGGTGGCAGCAGTGAGTCAGgatatttatctgttttgattCTGTTGTTTGAGATTGTGCATGACTTTTAACCTACAGCACATTCAGGAGCCACAGTGATAGTCTACAGTGTTAAATGTGTCAGGATATAGTGTCAGGTGTAAGTACAAAGACCGAGAATGTCTAAGATTAACAGAAGGATGATGTTTGGCTGATGAGAcagatgtgaaaacaaacatcagcttTATGATCTTGTTATCACTTGATGCAGTGAATGCACAATAAGAATTAATGCTTCCCCTCGTCGCTACAGCTGCGTGTTAAAAAAACCCCTTTCTTTCAGTTTCCTCTGGTGGTCCGATTGGCAGACTATATTGTAACTTGTCTCTGTGACAACACAACAGGTCTATTTTCCACTTGATGGCATGGTTTACCCCATCTGCTGCGTGCTGTCCACACGCTGAATGTGCACCAACTGAGAGTTGTGTTTGGAGGGCTTCAGGGATCGACCAGCATCCTTCTGTTAGCTGTGCTCATCATCATATTGTACCGCTGTGCCTCCGAGGAGACATCGCAGTGTCATTAGTTATAAAGTAAATCTTGAAATTTCAATTTGTAAGGCATATGATGCAGCAGATACCCATGTTTACCCGAGTTTAGCGAGAAGAATTAAATAGTGATGACTGGCTGGCA
It includes:
- the fbxl15 gene encoding F-box/LRR-repeat protein 15 — its product is MDEEDKTRTCQLLDLPWEDVLVPHILCHLPLQHLVSLQRVSKQFHGLIQVYLANCRTFDLSSIGPSIPKEAFCSMLKDNKVLHSLSLQNCSDWVTDKELLPVIGQNQHLQRVDMSGCACLTRHSLVAVSLSCTHLHHLGLAHCEWVDSLSLRSLADHCGGLQSIDLTACRQLKDDAICYLAKKCLKLRSLSLAVNANVTDESVEEVAKNCRGLEQLDLTGCLRVRNQSIRTLAEYCPKLQSLKVNHCHNVTESSLDPLRKRNVVIDVEPPLQRALVLLQDVLGFAPFINLQI